CTTATTTTGTCAATCACAATCATATTGCCAGTACCTTAGTCAAAATGATCTCTTTAcaactatttcatttaataatctTGTGCCGTTaacttctcccttctccaaacCATCTGGataaatctttataaaatattattttcaagtcATCATAACTCTGCCTGCAATCTTACAATGGCTCTTTGTAGTTCTTCACATAAAGTTATATTTTAGAGTGGCATTTTGTTCTTCTAATCTGCTAACTGAATACTTACTCCTGCAAATAAATTGTACTGTTTTCTTCCCCACAAacactgttttttttcctgacaatcaaaatttcaattttcattctAGGTCAAGTTCATGACATTTTTCCGCTGTGAAAGCACTTTTATGATTAAGTAAGCACattatacattttcctttatctAAAATCTAGTTCATTCACGATCTCTGAGAATTGGCTGAACACTAGGTTTATTTGGCTGCACTTTTTTCAccaattgtttcatttatttatgagtGTTCAATATCTCCAAAGAAGCTATAAATTACTTGAAGCAGAAGTGAaggtttttggattttattctccaGTGCCTCTGGGACAGGGCTGCATAACCAAATGCTTGCTAAAATTCATTGATACTTCCTGCTACCTCTTAAATGATAGCTTTCCCAAGTTCTATTCCCTGAATCTCTCAGGTCCAGGTGAAAACAAACATTGTAAATTCCCATAAGCCTCTTGAAATATCTTTCTATTGTGAACCAAATAATACCGTCTTTGTTGTTTAATAAATCCCATTGCAAGATGATTTCTTGGTCAATTCCCAAGTCCCTACAACATCCATTTCATCTACAGCTGCTAAACACCTAATGACTCAACTAGGTCATTTATTTAGACTTAGAATTACCTCTGATATGCTCTCTGTCAGAGCCTACTTAACACTCCAAATAGTCTAAAGCCCTGATTCTGCTACAGATCTGGTAAGCAAAAGTGTTTTACAAATTAATTCTACTGAAAGTTTGTAAATGTCTGCCTTTCCTACTTCCATATTCCCTATTCCATATTCCCTAACCCCTATTCTGTGTAGCtgagatgaagaacacagtttATGTATGTTGGCAAATATGAAGGGAGATTTCAAACAGGATGTGACTAAAGAGATTGATCTTTGAGCTGTTTTCCATAAAAGCGACGTGAAACATTCTTTAGGAGACAGCAGTCAAATTTTAAGTCAAAGAATTGTAAGTATTTGTAGGAAGAACAGActcatattttaacaaaaaagaaattaagaagaaaagaagttaaatgCTTTTCCCTGGGCTGTATGGCTATGTTGTAGTAAAACTTGATAATAAATCAGTCTTCTTCCACTGGCTAAGTATCAGCAAAActaattttctctgtgtttctgatGGGTTTCAATGAGATAACTTTTATCTGTGAATATCTTAATGattcttttctggaaatttaCAGGAGTTCTGCAACTGTTCATTGAAATCTGTCTATAATGTTGCTTAAGAGCCCATGTCACTTATACGTGATAGaatttttatatgttctttcAATAAAGATATCCTTATTGATGAATTCTAAGTgactaaatgtgtgtgtgtgtgtgtgtgtgtgtgtgtgtttaacacaTTGTCAGCCCAGAGTAAGTGCTTACTTAATGTTGACTACTATCTTTAGAATTATATAAACAAATGGATGTACAAATAAGTACATGAGGACATCTGTTCAGGATGCTACAATCTCAATTTGATTGTCATTTAGTACCAGAAAGGAAAGTGTTGATTTGAACATCTGTGATTTGTGTGGCATTTCATTATGATCTCAATATCCTATAATTATCTTTCAAACCAATATGCCAATTGAGGATGGAAAGAATggtaaacataagttttcatagaggaaataaaatctaTGAAAGTAGattcttgtaaatggaattttttcttcaATAGAATCATACtttcccttgatttttttttcctttgatacaGGCGTCCACATATCAATCAGGACAATGGATGTGGCTAATGTGTCAACTGtttctgaatttgttttgctGGGACTATCTAATTCCTGGGAGCTCCGGATGTTTTCCTTCATAGTATTCTCAATGTTTTATGTGGCAACAATGGTGGGTAATAGCCTCATAGTCATCACAGTTATAGCCAACTCTCACCTACACTCTCCTATGTATTTCCTGCTTACCAACCTTTCCATCATTGACATGTCTCTTGCTTCCTTTGCCACCCCTAAGATGATTACAGACTACCTCACTGGACACAGAACCATCTCCTTTGATGGTTGCATTACCCAGATATTTTTTCTACACCTATTTACTGGGACTGAGATCATTTTACTTATGGCTATGTCCTTTGATAGGTATATTGCAATATGCAAGCCTCTCCACTACACTTCAATCATAAGTCCCCGAGTGTGTGCTGCTCTTGTGGTAGCTTCCTGGGTTGTGGGAGTCATGCATTCAATGAGCCAGGTCATATTTGCTCTCGCATTACCATTCTGTGGTCCCAATGAAGTAGACAGCTTTTTCTGCGACCTTCCTGTGGTATTCCAGCTGGCTTGTGTGGATACTTATGTCCTGGGTCTCTTTATGATCTCAACAAGTGGTATAATCGCCTTGTcctgctttattcttttattcagttCTTATGTTGTTGTCCTGGTTAGTATCAAGCATCATGCTTCGAGAGGATCGTCTAAGGCTCTTTCTACCTGCACAGCTCATTTCATTGTtgtcttcatgttctttgggCCATGCATCTTCATCTATATGTGGCCACTCAGCAGTTTTCTGGTAGACAAGATCCTGTCTGTGTTTTACACCATCTTTACTCCCATTCTAAACCCAGTAATCTATACCTTGAGGAATCAAGAAGTGAAGACagccatgaggaaactgaagaaaaggattttaaattcCAGCAAGGCAACTCCTTCACATTATTTATAGTTATACCTTCTAGTTAG
The DNA window shown above is from Equus quagga isolate Etosha38 chromosome 2, UCLA_HA_Equagga_1.0, whole genome shotgun sequence and carries:
- the LOC124236184 gene encoding olfactory receptor 4K2, which encodes MDVANVSTVSEFVLLGLSNSWELRMFSFIVFSMFYVATMVGNSLIVITVIANSHLHSPMYFLLTNLSIIDMSLASFATPKMITDYLTGHRTISFDGCITQIFFLHLFTGTEIILLMAMSFDRYIAICKPLHYTSIISPRVCAALVVASWVVGVMHSMSQVIFALALPFCGPNEVDSFFCDLPVVFQLACVDTYVLGLFMISTSGIIALSCFILLFSSYVVVLVSIKHHASRGSSKALSTCTAHFIVVFMFFGPCIFIYMWPLSSFLVDKILSVFYTIFTPILNPVIYTLRNQEVKTAMRKLKKRILNSSKATPSHYL